In a single window of the Labeo rohita strain BAU-BD-2019 chromosome 23, IGBB_LRoh.1.0, whole genome shotgun sequence genome:
- the LOC127155156 gene encoding L-rhamnose-binding lectin CSL2, with the protein MLVQKLSWIILLLFLCQHEVEAKTTLVCEGGSAYLSCDLGFIKVLRASYGRTDRTTCAGGRPANQISNTHCFREASLHLMSARCDGRKSCSVPATNSVFSDPCYGTYKYLDVSYDCIPAKRSVTCERSQSIIICDSGVISVHHANYGRRDLVTCPHKLATTPHCYSPQTSSLRSRCNGRKTCQLYASNSLYSDPCYRVYKYLEVMYSCT; encoded by the exons ATGCTGGTGCAAAAGCTAAGCTGGATCATTT tGCTGCTGTTTCTGTGTCAACATG AAGTAGAAGCAAAAACAACACTGGTCTGTGAAGGAGGATCTGCATACCTCAGCTGTG ATTTGGGATTCATAAAGGTCCTACGGGCCAGCTATGGGCGGACTGATCGCACAACATGTGCTGGTGGGAGACCAGCTAATCAGATCTCAAATACGCACTGTTTTCGAGAAGCATCCCTCCATTTAATGTCTGCTCG GTGTGATGGAAGAAAGAGCTGTTCTGTTCCTGCAACGAACTCAGTTTTCTCTGATCCTTGTTATGGTACTTATAAATACCTGGATGTGTCTTATGACTGTATTCCAGCAA AAAGAAGTGTAACCTGTGAACGCAGCCAAAGCATCATTATCTGTG ATTCTGGTGTTATTTCTGTTCATCATGCCAATTATGGACGCCGGGATCTTGTAACCTGCCCTCATAAATTAGCAACTACACCACACTGTTACTCTCCTCAGACCAGCAGCCTGCGTTCCAG gTGCAATGGGAGGAAGACTTGTCAACTATATGCTTCAAATTCTCTCTACTCCGATCCATGTTATCGTGTCTATAAGTATCTAGAAGTGATGTACAGCTGTACATAA